In the genome of Deinococcota bacterium, the window GTCTGGCATCTTGTAGGGGCCTGCTACCGAGCCGGTAGCAAGTCGGTGGCAAGAGGTCACGGCAAGCCGCCCCCAAAGCACCTGGGGCCGCGGACGGCGGAGGCGATAGGGTTAGAGGCGATGGGGTTAGAGGCGATGGGGTCAAGTGTGGACACAGCCAAGCTCGAGGAGGCTATCGCCTGCTGTGGCCGGCTGACCCGCGAGCACAGCAGTACCTTCTATCTGGGCTCGGGGCTCTTTCCGCGCGAGCAGCGCCGCGCCGTTCACGTCGTCTACGCGGTGTGCCGCAGCGGTGACGACGCCGTCGACGAGGCAGCTACGCCCGAGGAGGCGCAGCGCCGGCTCGAAGCCTGGTGGCAGGGCGTGCAGCGAGCCTATCTGGGCGCGCCCGACGGGGGCAGCGCCACCGAGCTCGGTCTTACCTGGATTTTGGAGCGTCACCAGGTGCCCTTCGCGGCTTTTGCCGAACTGCACCTGGGCCTCTGCAGCGACGTCCATCCCAGGCAGGTCCAGGACTTAGACGAGCTCATGCTCTACTGCCGCCGGGTGGCCGGGGTGGTGGGCTGGCTGGTCGCGCCGATTGCCGGCTACAGCGGCGGCGAACGCACGCTCGAGCAGGCGCTGGCGCTCGGCCAGGCGATGCAGCTCACCAACATCTTGCGCGATGTGGGCGAGGACTTGGCGGCGGGCAGATGCTACTTGCCCGCCGAGCTGATGGCGCGCTTTGGGGTCGCCGTCGAGGACTTGGAGGCCGGCCGGGTGAGCGAAGGCTATGTCGCGCTCTTAGAAGAACTCGCCGCCCTGGCCCACGCGCTCTACCGCGAGGGCTGGCAGGGCATCCCCAAGCTGTCCTGCCCGGCGCGAACCGCCGTCGGGGTGGCCGCGCTCAACTACGAGGCCATCGTCGCCAAGCTGCGCCAAAACGGCTACGACAACCTGACCCGGCGGGCGCACCTGAGGCCGCTCGAGCGGCTGGCGCTCATCCCCAGGGCGGTCTACGCCTGCGGCCGCGGCGTCGCCTGATGACCCAACGCAAGCCTGCCAAAGCCGGCGTGCACGACTACGACCTGATCGTGGTCGGCGCGGGCC includes:
- a CDS encoding phytoene/squalene synthase family protein, with amino-acid sequence MDTAKLEEAIACCGRLTREHSSTFYLGSGLFPREQRRAVHVVYAVCRSGDDAVDEAATPEEAQRRLEAWWQGVQRAYLGAPDGGSATELGLTWILERHQVPFAAFAELHLGLCSDVHPRQVQDLDELMLYCRRVAGVVGWLVAPIAGYSGGERTLEQALALGQAMQLTNILRDVGEDLAAGRCYLPAELMARFGVAVEDLEAGRVSEGYVALLEELAALAHALYREGWQGIPKLSCPARTAVGVAALNYEAIVAKLRQNGYDNLTRRAHLRPLERLALIPRAVYACGRGVA